A region of Porites lutea chromosome 13, jaPorLute2.1, whole genome shotgun sequence DNA encodes the following proteins:
- the LOC140922202 gene encoding uncharacterized protein, with protein MRDLFVFLFLLYSQESNQVRQPPIITRFLSEDLVDRNEVKFEKRGGFKLPCAASGTNLTWTWKHNGTIITNTRGIPYLLSEDGTLKGNYLSTEHSGTYQCLVRDQITGIEVFSRRLQVAVTVVGKFTSSRGVVEKIDLGQPFSFQCPVHTPSYGAAFSWVGSLRRIQFSRNKRRAISPNGGLYISYVTKEDIDEINGKRGIRCELRGANTFQASGTLKLEMKNAAQSDPKTFRSPSWAVVPASEEIAIEGRSKTLYCFAYGRPTPEITWKKNGQPITREHNSIGIRLAFYGRSLYLANANRTLHRDRYTCEAESSLYIGRPLIYTIKLLVDVAPRWSLSPPQQKTSIAVGGNGSLECQVTAFPTAKITWFKNGEQVQFANSHLTREGHKLNFRDVNYLDDGIYQCVAENRRGMITSATWVHVQVIPAIGLFLDKEPSAWERGNIVDFSLSSKRSGLIFKSSIRNHTSKFQYPSLRERLYIDKIPKWSSLVVGETVLVEVQSNEFQIGKIVSLTATDNRGGKVTVKTQENTREFDHNAIRIQGMNICQFEEAACNTDSEDCRPIYLNKWLVIPSQYKCSCKEGYQIHPIHKCIGPVTTENPADKPTEFNDKNESRDDVRDNFDEDFDDDDFDVDDFDIDDTLWEESDKKESQSNIGVILGSLFGALGVAVIVAFVLWKKFAKRMTSDERLRKRIIEEMVGKWKKENPDMHLQEKKMKVLSYFRNIPSVLKDRISAFLQRRPDTQPTVEVKEMHEGHDDHIKENPEPEENTPDDDQEHRDDNHHENPRTDAQECQRDLKDLNKLNAKNTLNDNEEHLDDNLHQNHQTDAQECQGDLHDTTTQEDQEVSHPGAQESHLDLKGVILHQEAQEDQENPPKESIFSEAPQSDLPLQNINGQEELQQDTVEGEEELHQEVSSQDEIEKS; from the exons ATGCGtgatctttttgttttcctgtttCTCCTCTATAGTCAAGAATCAAACCAAG ttcgTCAACCACCGATCATCACTCGCTTCCTCTCAGAAGATCTAGTCGATCGTAATGAAGTTAAGTTTGAAAAGCGTGGCGGCTTTAAACTTCCATGCGCGGCGTCTGGCACAAATCTGACATGGACTTGGAAGCACAATGGAACTATAATCACTAACACACGTGGAATTCCGTATTTGCTGAGCGAAGATGGCACTTTAAAAGGGAATTACCTGTCAACTGAACACAGCGGAACGTATCAGTGTCTGGTGAGAGACCAGATAACAGGCATTGAAGTTTTTAGCAGGAGACTGCAAGTTGCAGTCACAG TTGTAGGAAAGTTTACTAGTTCTCGTGGTGTGGTGGAGAAGATCGATCTTGGACAGCCGTTTAGTTTCCAGTGTCCTGTGCACACACCAAGCTACGGTGCTGCCTTCAGCTGGGTGGGAAGTCTAAGGAGGATCCAATTCTCAAGAAACAAGCGCCGTGCAATCTCACCGAATGGTGGACTATACATTTCATACGTCACCAAGGAAGACATTGACGAGATAAATGGCAAGAGGGGGATCAGATGTGAATTGAGAGGAGCAAATACATTCCAGGCATCCGGGACTTTGAAACTGGAGATGAAGAATGCAGCACAGTCAG ATCCTAAGACTTTTCGCTCGCCGTCTTGGGCCGTTGTGCCAGCATCAGAGGAAATCGCTATTGAAGGAAGAAGCAAGACTCTATACTGCTTTGCTTACGGAAG ACCGACACCAGAGATAACGTGGAAAAAGAATGGACAACCGATAACTCGAGAGCATAATTCCATTGGTATTCGTTTGGCTTTCTACGGAAGAAGTCTCTATTTGGCAAATGCAAACCGGACGCTTCACCGAGATCGATACACATGTGAGGCAGAGAGTTCTCTGTACATTGGCCGACCGTTGATCTATACTATAAAACTACTTGTCGATG TTGCACCAAGATGGAGTTTGAGTCCTCCACAACAGAAAACTAGCATTGCTGTTGGTGGAAATGGATCGTTGGAATGTCAAGTGACAGCTTTCCCGACAGCGAAGATCACGTGGTTTAAAAATGGAGAGCAAGTGCAGTTTGCAAA TTCACATCTCACTCGGGAAGGACACAAACTAAACTTCAGAGACGTAAATTACTTAGACGATGGCATTTATCAGTGTGTTGCTGAAAATAGAAGAGGAATGATTACATCAGCAACTTGGGTTCATGTACAAG TTATACCAGCGATAGGCTTGTTCTTGGACAAGGAACCGTCGGCTTGGGAGCGAGGCAACATTGTTGATTTTAGCCTCTCTTCGAAGAGGAGTGGACTTATATTCAAGTCAAGTATTAGGAATCATACGTCGAAATTTCAATACCCGTCGCTTCGCGAAAGGCTCTACATAGATAAAATTCCAAAATGGAGTTCACTTGTTGTTGGAGAGACAGTGTTGGTTGAGGTTCAGTCGAACGAGTTTCAGATAGGAAAGATTGTTTCCCTCACTGCGACAGACAACCGCGGCGGAAAAGTGACAGTAAAGACACAAGAAAACACGAGGGAATTTGATCACAATGCTATACGGATACAGG GAATGAACATTTGCCAGTTTGAAGAGGCTGCCTGTAATACTGACTCTGAAGACTGTCGACCGATCTATCTAAATAAATGGCTCGTTATACCTTCACAATATAAATGCTCCTGCAAAGAAGGCTACCAGATACATCCAATACACAAATGCATAG GCCCTGTCACGACGGAGAACCCAGCTGATAAACCAACAGAATTTAATGACAagaatgagtctcgtgatgacgTAAGGGACAACTTCGACGAAGACTTTGATGACGACGACTTTGATGTTGACGACTTTGATATTGATGACACACTTTGGGAGGAGTCAGACAAAAAAGAGAGCCAGTCAAATATTGGGGTCATTTTAGGGAGCTTGTTCGGGGCCCTTGGAGTGGCTGTCATCGTAGCCTTTGTTTTATGGAA aaaatttgccaaaagaATGACCAGCGATGAGCGACTTCGAAAGAGGATCATAGAAGAAATGGTAGGGAAATGGAAGAAAGAAAATCCAGACATGCACCTGCAGGAGAAGAAAATGAAAGTCCTAAGCTACTTTCGGAACATTCCTTCAGTGTTGAAGGACAGAATTTCTGCATTCTTACAGAGAAGGCCTGACACTCAGCCGACGGTGGAAGTGAAAGAAATGCATGAGGGCCATGATGATCATATAAAGGAAAATCCTGAGCCGGAGGAAAATACTCCTGACGATGATCAAGAACACCGTGATGATAATCATCACGAAAACCCTCGAACGGATGCACAAGAATGCCAAAGAGACCTGAAAGACCTGAATAAACTGAACGCGAAAAATACTCTTAACGATAATGAAGAACACCTGGATGATAATCTTCACCAAAACCATCAAACGGATGCACAAGAATGCCAAGGAGACCTGCATGACACAACCACACAAGAAGACCAAGAGGTTTCACATCCTGGCGCACAAGAAAGTCACCTTGATCTTAAGGGGGTAATCCTTCACCAAGAGGCGCAGGAAGACCAAGAAAATCCCCCCAAGGAGAGCATCTTCTCTGAAGCGCCTCAGTCAGATCTTCCCCTTCAAAATATCAATGGTCAGGAAGAACTACAGCAAGATACAGTGGAAGGCGAAGAAGAACTACACCAGGAAGTTTCCTCTCAGGATGAGATTGAGAAGTCTTAG